TGTAACTGAGTTTTTTATTATTCAAGCACTATACTGGAACTAAATATTTTCGTTCAAGAACTCAACTAATTGCGCTTTAGATAATGCGCCCACTTTAGTTGCAGCAACATTTCCATCTTTGAATAATAACAAAGTGGGGATACCTCTGATGCCATACTTTGGTGGTGTTTCGTTATTTTCGTCGACATTCAGCTTGCCAACTGTTAACTTGCCTTCAAATTCGTCAGCAATTTCATGCAAAATTGGCGCGATCATTTTACAGGGGCCACACCATTCGGCCCAAAAGTCAACTAACACAGGACCAGCAGCATTGATAACATCGGCCTCGAAACTATCGTCAGACAAGGTGATAATTTTGTCGCTCATTTTTTTCTCCGTAATTTTTTCTGTTGCTGTAAATATTTCAGCGCGGTTATGATTGTTATATAGAAACTGGTTTTTAATGCAAGCAATGATAAGCTATAAGCTATGCAAACTACACACTTAACCGATACACATTTTTCAGATTTAGCCATAAATAAGCAGGTTATTGAGGCATTGTCTGCCGCCAACTTTAATCACTGCACCCCTATTCAGGCTTTGAGTTTACCGCCATTACTGGAAGGTAATGACATCGCGGGCCAGGCACAAACAGGAACAGGCAAAACTATCGCTTTTTTAGTTGCGACTTTCCACTATTTGTTGTCTAACCCACAAGACTCAAAACGTCAACCTAGGGCTATTATTATGGCTCCGACTCGTGAACTAGCAGTGCAAATTTTTAACGATGCAGAATTGCTTAGTAAACATACGGGTTTATCCCTTGGCTTGATTTATGGGGGCGAAGGTTACCAAAGTCAACGTGAAAAGTTACAAGAAGGTGTAGATATTATTATCGGCACCACAGGTCGTATTAT
The sequence above is a segment of the Paraglaciecola sp. L3A3 genome. Coding sequences within it:
- the trxA gene encoding thioredoxin TrxA — encoded protein: MSDKIITLSDDSFEADVINAAGPVLVDFWAEWCGPCKMIAPILHEIADEFEGKLTVGKLNVDENNETPPKYGIRGIPTLLLFKDGNVAATKVGALSKAQLVEFLNENI